In Pelodiscus sinensis isolate JC-2024 unplaced genomic scaffold, ASM4963464v1 ctg34, whole genome shotgun sequence, the genomic stretch ctacgtcacagccccccagcacaccccACTCCGTCACAGGGGGATCCTGAGGGGATGGGGTCAgggtgcccggggcaggggggaTCCTGAGGGGACGGGGGGTCGGAGTgcccgggggagggaggatccTGGGGGGACGGGGGCTTGGGTGCCCGGGGAAGGGGGAACCTGAGGGGACAGGGGGTTGGGTgcccgggggagggaggatcctgaggggacggggggttgggtgcccgggggaggggagacggggGGTCGGGgtgcctgagggaggggggatcCTGAGGGGACGGGGGGTCGGGGTGCCCGGGGGAGTGGGATCCTGAGGGGACGGGGACCCTGGGAGGACGGGGGGTCGgggtgcccgggggagggggaccctGGGAGGACGGGGGGTCGGGGTGCCTGAGGGAGTGGGATCCTGAGGGGACGGGGGGTCAgggtgcccgggggagggggatcctgaggggacggggggtcggggtgcccgggggagggggaccctGGGAGGACGGGGGTCGGGGTGctccgggggagggggacccTGAGGGGACGGGGGGTCGGGGTGCCCGAGGGAGGGGGACCCTGGGGGGACGGGGGAAGCGAGGCTGCGAATCTGCCATGGAGGAGCATCAATGGGGGGAGGCGGAGCCGGGCCCAGTCCCACAGGACAGGAGCCGCTGCCGTGGGTCGGCTGTGGGGCCAGTTTAACTCCCAGGGACGTTTCCAGCagccccctctctctgccccggCTTTGCGTGCAGATGTTCAGCCTGGGGGTGATTTCCTTTCcccgcctgggggcagggcagactggGGCTTTGGGCTGTGCTGTTCTGTTCTGTGGCTTGGCACCGCTCCTTGCAGGCTGGGCGCCCGGCTCTCGGGTGGGCCTGGCTGCTCTGCCTGGGCCTGGGAGGGgatggctggagtgggggggccaGCGGGGGCCAGAAAGGGGGTGCCTGAGGCCCCGAGCAGGGCCTGATTGGGACGGGGCAAAGGCCGAGGGGGCAGCCGAGCGGTGACGCCGGCCTCCTCGGCAGGGCTGCGGGAAGGGAGCCACGCTGGGGCCGTGGCCGTGTGTGACCAGCCGCTGGCGTGGCCCGCCCCCGCGGCCACTTGTGAACCCCAGAATCCGGGTGCTGCCGCGTCTCTTCGCTCGCCCGCTGCAGCGTGCGCCGTCCGAGAAGCCCCCTTCCCCGTCCGGCCTGCCACGACattgctgagggctggggagagaggttggtaccaagcagagtgccccagggtctgttctggggctggtttcGTTCAACATCTTCGTCAGTACCGTGGAGGAGGGATGGATCTCACCTTCAGCATCTTTGCAGACaagctgtggggagaggtggatccgctggagggcaggggtagggtccagagtgacctggatagattagaggactgggccaaaagaaatctgaggacaagtgcagagtcctgcccttgggagggaagaaccccaagaattgttacaggcgGGGGACCGACGGGCTAAGCCgccgttctgcagaaaaggccccgGGGGTTCCAGTgggggagaagctggagatgagtcgaCAGGGGCCCTTGGAGCCAAGCAGGCGAATGGCGTATTAGGGGccttaggaggagcgttgccggcagatccagagatgtgattaatcctctttatttggctctggcgAAGCCACGTCTGCAGtgctgcgtccagttctgggccccccgctataggaaggacgtgggcgcattggggaggggccagcggagggcaagAAAAacgatttgggggctggagcgcgTGGCCGCCGAGGGGAGGccgagggattggggcttgttcagaagagaagagcgaggggggatttgagagcagcctgcagctccctgcgggggggggccaaagaggctggcgagaggctgttctcagtggggcagatggcagaacaaggagcaatgggtcaAGTTGCAGGGGGGGGTCTAGGCTGGAGATTAGGAGAAAGGATTTCcccaggcgggtggggaagcgctgggctgggttccctggggagggggtggagtctccatccctaggggtgtttcagtcccggcttggcacagccctggctgggctgatggagtcgggctggtcctgccttgggcggggggctggactcggtgcctcctgggggctctgcccgccctgagCTGTGATTCGCCGGTTCTCTCTCTCACGCCCGTCCCCTGCCACCCAGGGGCCACGGCTGGTCCGGCCTAGGGGTGAAGGTGACATCGGGGTGCAGAGCCACTGGGGCAGCCACGGCGTACGCCAGGGATCCGGCGTGGAGAGACAGGCGAGTGCTGGCCCGGGCGATTCTCTGGGAGCTCTccagagggaggagctgggggccgGAGCCAGACGACTGACGGCCGAGGGAGCGGCAGGGGAGAAGCCGGTGGGCTCAGGGCATGGACAGCTGTGGGCCTGGCACACATCGGGCAGCCACTGATctgtggcaggggcaggctgaggatcccagcagggagcaggcagcagctGTTCTGGCTTCCCAGGCCACTGGGCCCCCACGGGCCCCAGGGCCACCCGGAGCAGCCGGGGCGCTAGCGCGGCACGAGGCAGAGCTGGTAGCTGCGGGGCAGGGTGGCGAACCCCACCAGCTTCGGGGAGATGTCGATGTCCTGGGGCGCCACGGGCGAGCGGAGGCGGAAGTGCTGCAGGATGCtggtgaggaagaggaagagctcCATGCGGGCCAGCATCTCCCCGAAGCAGTACCTTTTCCCTAGGAGAGACCCGCGCCGGGCGTCAGGGGCCGCCGGGCAGGGGGAGCCGGGAGGGCTCTGAGCCCGcggcccctctgccccagtcgGACGGACGGACGGGGATCTGGATTCACACCGGCCGGGATCCGGCCCCAGGGCAGCGACGCGGATTCACACCGGCCGggatccagccccagggcagtgaCGCGGATTCACACCGGCCGGGATCCGGCCCCAGGGCGGTGACGCGGATTCACACCGGCCGGGATCCGGCCCCGGGGCAGCGACGCGGATTCACACCGGCCGGGATCCGGCCCCAGGGCGGTGACGCGGATTCACACCGGCCGGGATCCGGCCCCAGGGCGGTGACGCGGATTCACACCGGCCGGGATCCGGCCCCAGGGCGGTGACGCGGATTCACACCGGCCGGGATCCGGCCCCAGGGCGGTGACGCGGATTCACACCGGCCAGGATCCGGCCCCGGGGCAGCGACGCGGATTCACACCGGCCGGGATCCGGCCCCAGGGCGGTGACGCGGATTCACACCGGCCGGGATCCGGCCCCAGGGCAGTGACGCGGATTCACACCGGCCGGGATCCGGCCCCAGGGCGGCGACGCGGATTCACACCGGCCGGGATCCGGCCCCAGGGCAGTGACGCGGATTCACACCGGCCGGGATCCGGCCCCAGGGCGGCGACGCGGATTCACACCGGCCGGGATCCGGCCCCAGGGCGGCGACGCAGATTCACACCGGCCGGGATCCGGCCCCGGGGCAGTGACGCGGATTCACACCGGCCGGGATCTGACACCGCAGCCGCACATGGTGAGCcgtggccgggccggggggggtctcgctgcgggggggggggcagcgccgcGCTCGGGGGAGGGTCCGTACCGATGGAGAAGGGCACGAAGGCGTCGCTCTTCTTGAAGTGGCCGTTGCCGTCCAGGAAGTGGCCGGGGTCGAAGGTCTCGGGGGCGCTGAACTGCGAGGGGTCGTGCAGCACGGAGCCCAGCACTGGGTACACCTCGGTGCCCTGGCGGGAGAGACGGGAGAGCCGCGTGATCGCCCGCGGGCACGGCCCGGGACCGGCCCCGCCACCCCAGAGCCGCAGAGCCAGCGCTGTACGGGGCTTTGACACTTGGAAAACTCagcccctcctggccagcgcccCGGGCTGGAGTATCTTGGCTTTTCCCGGGGCgctggcccagccagaggcagcggAAGGAGGGAGGAGCCGGCCGGTCCCCGTGCGAGGCAGGGATCTGCCCCGGGGAGGCGAGAGGCAGAAAACGGGGCGATTGGCCCATGTTTTACAAAAGGTACGAGGGGTGGCCTCCTGGCCCTGCCTTACGGGCCGGCTCTGGGCTGCCCGCCCCAGCGGCTGCCGTCGGATGGGACCGGATGTCACTTCTGTTTGTGACGTCTCCCCTCGTATGGCCACTACCTGGAAAGAAATTGCTTCCCCGGTGAGGCTGGCtgcttttttctcttccccctcccttcggGGGTCGGCTTCCCTACAACGCTCCTTGTGCCTCAGCTAAAGATCCCTGCAGCGCCCCACACCCGGGGGGGCTGGCGCCCCACGGGGACCCCTCGCAGACAGGCCGTGGcgtggaagtggggctggggcggggctgagcttgGGGGCGTAGGTGGCTGGCACCTGAGGTCACAGCTGAAGCACAGAGGGGCgtgctgtggtggggggggggggtgttcagctGATTctagggggcgggggagaatcCAGCCCTGGGGTTGGCTGGAACTGGCCGGAGGAAGCCGAGTGCCACAAGCAGCACACGGACACGTCAGAAGAATAACCCGATGAGCAGACCCCAAAGTCAGAGCCACGTCGGGTAACATGCCCAGGGGCGCAGCGATGGGGCCGGCGCTACCTTGGGAATGATGTACCCCCGGAAGGGGGTGTCCCGGGTCACCCGGcgggccagccccatggggatGACGTCGCAGAACCTCTGGAACTCGTGGATGACGGCGTCGGTGTAGGGCATGTGGCTCCGGTCCTCCATGCTGGGGGCGCGGTTGCGCCCGATCACCCGGTCGATTTCCTCGTGGATCTTTTCTGCGGAGACGGCGGCACAGCTCCAGGGGGGCCCGGCGGgaatccggctctgccccaggggggagctgccccccacccgACTCCGGCTTGGCCCCCGGGCAGCTAaggctgaatccagccctggAATCGCAATGGGAGAGGGCCAacccgcccgcccccgccccccggcttcCTCCGCCTCCCACGGGCGCCCCCCACCGGGTCCTTTGGGCGGCCTGTGCGCCGGGGCGGCTACCTTCGATCTCGGGGTGCTTGAGCAGGATGAGGAGGCCGTAGCGCAGCGTGGTGCTGACCGTCTCCGTGCCGGCGAAGAAGACGTTGAGCGTGGTCAGGGCGATGTTCTTGAGGGAGAACTCGGAGGCCGGGTTTCCCTGCTCCTGGGAACGCACGAGAGACGCTGGCGAGGTCTCGGGGGCTACGGCCGTGACTCAACCGCCCTGCGCCGCTCGGGCTCCCCgttggctgccccctccccctcccggccttgctgcagccccctgcccgtccCCCCGTCTCCCCGGCACCTGCTGCATTTTGGCCAGGAAGCTGTCGACGAAATCCCGCGGGGCGCTGGGGTCCAGGCTCTCCAGGTTCGCCTTCACCTTCCTCTCCATGAACTTCTCCAGCCCGACCAGCTGCTTGAAGGCCTCgcgctgggggccaggcaggtaGCGCATGATGCCCGAGAACATCTCgtagagctgggggcagggagagccgctGAGCGGGGGCGGGGTTCAGAGCTGATCGGTCTGtcttcacccccacccctctctgCAGCCGACCAACCCCCGACACCCTGCGCCTTCCTGCCACTGCTTTCTCTCCTGCCCATTGCTACTTCCCCCGTTAACCTGTGTGGCACgcgccccggctccctgcccagctctgccactcccGGCCTGCAGCGCCGCACCGGCAGGTTGCAACGCTGGTGCCCCAGCACGGTCCCGGGCCGTTCTGCTCCGGTTTCTCCCGAGCACTCAGCTTACGAGGAACACTGCAGCTACCGGCCCCCTTCCCCCGGCTTGTCCTCCATCCTGGGCCGCTCCCCCCGGCGGGGACCCCGGCGTACCTGCCCCCAGGCGGTGCAGGTGAAGCGGAAGCTCTCGGTCATCATGTAGAGCAGGGAGAGGAACTCCTTGTCCTCGTAGTCGAACCGGTCCCCGAACACCACCGAGCTGATGACGTTGGACACGGAGCGGCTCAGGAAGTAGGTGGGGTCGAAGGGCagacctgggagggggaggagatgcccgctgctgggtggggcacatgctagcagggggctgccccccagATGGATCCCAGCCCCCCAAGTCGCTGCTCACCCAGAGCTGCATAGCAGCGGGCCCTGCTGACCCCTCTGAGCCTGGCTCTGCAGCCgcctgcccccatccctgcagccccccccccctccaccctcccaggaggcagggcagggctagctTCGGCAGAACCCATGCCTCGACACCTAGGCTTGACACATACCCCTGCCCccgctctgtgactcagtttccccatctgcacaaTGGGTGCTGTGAGGCTGGCTCCGGGGCGGGGATGGGGGCACCGTTCCACACCCCCAACCCACCTTTCGTGACCCGCAGGGCCTCCAGCAGGAAGTGCGCCTCCTCCAGGATCCGCTCCTCGATGCCGCGCTTCCCCACCCCGAAGTTCCTCAGCGTGGTGATGGAGAAGCGGCGCAGCTGCTTGGCGCGCTCCCCGTTGGCAAAGATCAcgcctgggggggggagaagccaggCGAGGGGGGGTAGAAACAGCAGAACCATCAGTCCCCCGGGGCCACTACCAAGAGCCTTTTCCCCAGGCGGGTTCTGCCCAAATGGGGCAGGGGGTTTATTGATtccttgggcagggggagcagcgaGAAGGGAGACACTGTgattcccaacccccccccccccaaaccgccTGGCGGGAGCAGTGGGCCGGCATTGTTAAAAGGGAATGTTGGGGGGGTGTTAACCACAGGGCAGAGCTCCCCTGGCCGGCCCGGCCGGCTGCAAGGCCCATCCCGAAAAGCGGACCCTTCGGAAGCGTGAAAGGGCCAGTTACGTGGGCACCCTCCTTCCATCAGCCGAGTCCACGGCCCCCCGCGCGGCGAGGAAGGAAGAGCGCGACGCAGGAGGGCATGGGTCTGTGTGCCGCTTGGactcggaggggcggggctcacgCGGTATAAACCGCACAGCGCCGCTGCGCCGCCTGCGTTCGCTCTAACGGCCACCTGGCGCGGCTCTCCAGCTTCCCCGGCTGTCCTCCACGGCTCCCGCCctggtttccatccacgtgcggCATAATTTTACGGGCGCTGAGGCgcgtgcgaatgtgcaccaccggtagaaacGAAACCTACTCCTGGGAGCTCTGCTAGCCCGCTGGGGGGCACTGGAATCGCTCCGTTCCACAGTCTGGTTTCTCTTgcgatcccccctcccccccccaagcttcaccTCTTGCAAAACGACTCCGACATCGAAACACAAAGCGTCACAGCCACCGTGGCCACCAgggatttccctcccccccccatgggggtgtatacccccctgaatttccccaacacctcCCCAGCTTTGTGAAGTGTGGCGCCATACAGCCCGCCTTCACCCTCACagtctcacccctcatcggccctgacaccccccttgTAAATTCAAACAGCCCcactaatttc encodes the following:
- the LOC142823882 gene encoding cytochrome P450 2A13-like, with the translated sequence MELLGALTLALVLSLSCLLLLSGWRQRRGAGKLPPGPFPLPLLGNLLQVDLRDMRNSLMEISERYGPVYTLHLGARRVVVLCGYRAVKEALLDQAEDFSGRGEQATFSWLFQDYGVIFANGERAKQLRRFSITTLRNFGVGKRGIEERILEEAHFLLEALRVTKGLPFDPTYFLSRSVSNVISSVVFGDRFDYEDKEFLSLLYMMTESFRFTCTAWGQLYEMFSGIMRYLPGPQREAFKQLVGLEKFMERKVKANLESLDPSAPRDFVDSFLAKMQQEQGNPASEFSLKNIALTTLNVFFAGTETVSTTLRYGLLILLKHPEIEEKIHEEIDRVIGRNRAPSMEDRSHMPYTDAVIHEFQRFCDVIPMGLARRVTRDTPFRGYIIPKGTEVYPVLGSVLHDPSQFSAPETFDPGHFLDGNGHFKKSDAFVPFSIGKRYCFGEMLARMELFLFLTSILQHFRLRSPVAPQDIDISPKLVGFATLPRSYQLCLVPR